CATTTGATAAGAACTTCTAAGTCACCTTGAGTGGTCTTTNTAGTATCTAGCAGTTGTTNTGGATATACTTCTAGAATATAGTCTTTAGTAAGTGGAGGAGGCATGGGCTGGGTAGATGTGGCTGGCTGCCCTCCCTGGTGACTAGTGATGCTACTTGTTATGTCTGGGGTCTCCCCTTTTGCTGTAACTCTGATTTTTTCCTCAACCATCTGAGCCTTCATCATCAACTCAGGAAGATTTCTGGGTTTATACAACTTAACCTCAGCCTTGATATCCTCCTTCAACCCATTCAATAAAATGCCTACCAAATAATCCTGTTCAATCCCCTTTAAGAACCCAGCATATTCTTCAAACTGctcaatataatcttccactAAACTAGTTTGTCGCAAGCTAATCAGAATTTCAAAGGGGTTTTGCAGCATTGTTGGTTGAAACCTGCAGACAACAACCACCTTGAATGCCTCCCATATAGGATTTGGATTGCAGGTTTTCTACCAGTGAAACAAATTCAAGCCTTTCCCTTCCAAAGCAACCATGACAGCTTGCATTCTTCCTCCTCACCGACTTCCTTTAATTGAAATACCTTTCTAATCTGTTAGTCCACCCATAGGCCTCCTCTCCTGCAAAGACAGGGATGTCCAGTTTTCTCCATTTTGAGGAGGACACTATTGAACTTTTCTCCTCATTCTCTCTTCTGCCATCATTGCCTCCATTTGCCACTGAATCCTCATCAGTCTGTTTTGTTGTCGAAGACAGTTTCTGCACCACCACTGTAAGCCCCCAAATCATGTCTTCCAGACGTTGGAACCTCCTATGATACTCGTTATCCTGTTCTTGCACCATCTTTTCAAGGCCATCCAATCATGATTCCCTTCTTGTATTAACCATGCGCCAACAGCTACCACAGGACCAGAAAAGAGGCTCTGAATACCAGTTGATAGATACCGAGACTTTTAAAAGAGAACTCCAAGACACATTCTTGGATGTTTATTAAGGAACCAAACAGCACTGTTCTACCAATGTGGTAAGAACAGGAAGAACCATGTACAATTTTCAAGGTCTTTCGAGAGGACCTGTCTCTCCTAACTTTTCCCTTTACAAAATACTCCAAAACTGCCTGCTCACCTCCTAATAAGACTATTTGTAATAGTCTGTTACAGTTATGTAATTACAACTGTACTAACAAccttcttttttccttattttgtaaACTGTATATCAAACCTATCAATACCCCCAACATGAAGattcaccttgtcctcaaggtgaaagTCTGGAAATTCTTTGAGTGCAGGCATCAGATTTTCAATTATTCTCAATATCTGAAAGATGTTTCCATTTGATAAGAACATCTAAGTCACCTTGAGTGCTCTTTCTAGTATCTAGCAGTTGTTCTGGATATACTTCTAGAATATAGTCTTTAGTAAGTGGAGGAGGCATGGGCTGGGTAGATGTGGCTGGCTGCCCTCCCTGGTGTTTCTAATTCCAAAGATAGCACATGCTACAGGTCTTGATGAAGGCTTACGGTAGCACTTACTAGTGATAGACCAATGAAAGCCCCCAACTAAAATAAAGTCCTAGTAATTCTAAGTTTAGGGGAACGATGTTGTTATGTAGATATGGAAAGTGAACCTGTTCACATTTCAGCGTCTGAAAACTGATTGTATTTTACTTGTTTGGTAGCTGGGAGATCTTTCAAACATGCACAATGGTGCTAAGTATAAGGGGTAAAAGCTGTTGGGGGTTTCATTTGGATGCACAgtgttggaagtttcacatcgactatagataaggccaatttagagtatataagagagtgcaaacctcacattacaagtcgattttatggggttgagttagacttagagtttacttcttaatatggtatcagagctatggttagagcctatcctagttatatttgttgtttgttggataTATTATTCCACTCGCTATTGGGTCGCTATCGGACTATCCATTAATGTCTaatctcacgctcgagatgtatatacttCGGCATGCGGGGGattgtgttggaagtcccacatcaactagagataaagctaatttagagtatataagtgggtgcaaatcttattttacaagtcgattttgtgagattaagttaggtttaaagtcaaCTTCTTAACACATTAATTTTGTGTAAACTGCAGTTATTGAACTTGAACTTCTCTATGTAAGGTTCAACCTAATTTCCCTAagtcaattaggaaaacatgttcGGTCTTTTTCGAAAAGAACTGGAACAAGATTCAACTCTATCTTTTCTATAATTCATTTTGACGTTTGGGGTTCTAGTTGAGTCACTTCCTTTGGGTTTTATTATTATGTCACTTGTATTGATGAATATTCTCGTTGTACTTGGGTATACTTAATGAAAGATAGGTCTGAATTCCTGAATATCTTTGAGTCTTTccttaatgaaattaaaagtctTTCTTGAATATTCTTGTTGTcacttttattgatgaatattctCGTTGTTCTTGGCCAAAGAATACTTTTCTTCTAGTTTTTCTACTCTTTTATATTCACATAGCATTTTACATCAATCCATTTGTTCTCATACACACCAGCAAAATGGTATagtagaaagaaagaataaacaCTTAGTTGAAATTGCTCATACCTTGTTGATTGGGGCCAATCTACTTGTCCATCATTTGGGTGATGTCATTTCTTATTGCCTGTTATGTTATTAATCAAATGCCTTCTTCTTTGAACAATCAAGTTCCATACTCCATTCTATTCTCCAATGAACCTCTTTTTCCCATTTATCCTTGTGACTTTACTTGTGTTTGTTTTGTACATGATGTGTCTTTAGGCTTGGAGAAGCATTCAACCCGAGCCatcaaatgtgtcttcttaggataTTCTTGTCTTTAGAAAGGGTATTGATGCTATTCCCTTGACACTAAGAAATATTACATGTTTGCAAGTGTCATCTTTTTTGAAGAAATccctttcttctcttcctccaCACAAGATTTTAACTCTTTCCAAGTGTTGCCTATGCCTTTTGTTGAACCTTTTTTGTATCCAATTAGAAACACCGTTCCAACCTTTCCCACTAATCCAAGTTCCTCTCATGAGCCCACTTCTCCTAGGCCTCTCATGAGCCCACTTTTCCGAGGCCAACCCATCCTTCTCAAGTGACTAGTCCATTACCACATGATGAGTCATCTTCATCAAATCCTTCCCGATTATTAATCCACACTACGTTTCCTGAGAATAAGGATTCTAGTTGGCCCATTGTCATTTCCAAAGATACATGTTCTACACTTCTAACCTATAATAATTTATCTCCTTCCTATTATTCTTTTATCTCCTCTTTATCTTCTATTACTAACCctaaaaatgtgaaagaaacacttgatcatcctggatgACGATAAACCATGATAGTTGAAATGAAGGctcttgaaaaaaattgtacacGAGAGTTAGTTCCCCTTCCATCCAGAAAGAAGATAATTGGCGATCATTAGGTCTATTCGATAAAATTTGGACCTAATTGTGAAATTGATTGCCTCAAAGCTTGATTGTTAGCCAAAGGGTATACTTAGATTTATGGGCTCAACTACAATGATACTCTCTTGTGGCTAAAATTTTTGTCATACTTTTCCTTGCCATGGCAGCCTTTTGTCATTGACCCCTTCATCAATTAGATATTAAAAATGCTTTTTGACATGGCGATTTAGAAGAGGAGGTGTACATGGGGCAACTTCCTAGGTTTGTTGCTCAGTGGGAGTCTGGTTTGGTTTATAAGTTGCGCCGCGCTCTCTTTATTGTCTAAAGCAATCTCCTCATGCTTGGTTTAGGAAGTTCAACCACATTGTTCAATCCTTTGGACTGAAACGTAGTGAGGTAGaccattttgttttctattgtCACACCTCTCCTAGCTAATATGTACTTAATAGTGCATGTTGATGATATAGCCGTTTCAGGGAATGATGCTATTAAAATCTCTCAAATACTTTTTGGGCATAGAAATTGCTCAATTAGAGGAAGGAGTTGTAATCTCTTAGAGAAAATATGCTCTTGACATCCTTAAAGATTGTAAACCAGTGGATTGTTCCATGggtccaaataaaaaattaaaggcAGAACAAGGTGGTATGTTCTTTGGCCCTGAAAGATATAGGAGACTAGTTGGCAAACTTATTTATCTTACTATTATTGGACAAGATCTATCCTTTGTAGTTGATGTTGAGTCAATTCATGCAAAATCCTTGTATTGATCATTTGAATGCTGTCATTTATATTCTAAGATATCTCAAAAGTGCTCCAAGACAAGGACTACTTTGTGAAAATATAGGGAATACCCAAATTGTTGGCTATTGTGATGTTGATTGGGTTAGTTCTCTTATGGATAGATGCTCTAGGACGAGATATTGTGTGTTGCGTGGAGGAAGTGTTGTCTCTTGAAAAAAcaagaagcaaagtgttgttGCCTGATCATATGCTGAAGGTAGGTATAGAGCAATGGTGTCCCTTACTTGTGAGCCTATATGGGTAAAACGATTCTTACAAGAATTAGATTTTAGTGACATTCAACCAATAAAGATGAGATGCATTGTGATACCTTCCACATTGCTTCCAATCCAATGTTCCATGAAAGGACCGATGTTATTGATGTTGGATAACAGAAAATATTGGAGATCCCAAAAGTCCTAATGGAAATCATAATGGGTTACAGCGGAAACATAGACAACggaaatataatatatgcattaaaacaatacaaaaataaaatttttgtacaAAAGTAATGATATTATGTCTAGAAATTCAAAtatggaagtgaagaagaagaaaagaaaagaactaaAGAACGTAGGTGCCacttgacaaaaaaataaaagcagaCATGTAACAACAACTGCGATTGTTGATGGCGGTGTGTGGTGGTGAGTGGTGCAAGGAGCAGTGGGCTGAAGGAGAAGTTTAGGTGTTATTTGAATATTaggttaaatataaattttatcaggACATAAACGGCCCAATTTCTATGTACGTTGTTATTTGGGCTTTAAACCACGTAGAACACACTATAAAGAGAACAAATCTCTTGTGCTTAAACTAGGGTTTTTTCACAAGCGCTGTTGCCCCAGCTGAAGATTCTTCTTCTCTATGCCGCTGCTGCCTCAATAGGTTTTCCTTCTCCGCCTTTTCTGCCATAGCCGTTTCACATATGCTACTCGTTATCTAAAAGGCAACTGCCATGGGCCGCCATGAAAAACCCGCATAAACATGTTGTGGCGACAAGCACCAGAATTGCCCCTAATTTCCACCATGGCATCGTGGTCATTGACTTCCAATAACACTTGAGAAGATTATACATattgaagttgattgtcattttatttgaaataaagttGTTGTCCAAAGAAATCTGAATGGAGTTTGTTGGCTCAAACAATCAACTCAGATGTATTAATAAAATCCTTGAGAGGTCCTCgggttgaatttatttattcctaatttggtacatacaatttgtatgctccattTTAAGGAAAAGTATTAGAATAAATAGTCTTCAATAGGATTTATTGTAAGGTGCTTTGTGTTGGACCTAGTTCCTAAGAGCATGCTTTGTGCTAGACCTAGTTCCTAGGAGCATCTTCTAGAATTCTCTTATTTTCTGTCTCATTCATTGTATAGGATGTATCTCAAACTACTATAAATATGAAAACCTAAGAGAGGGGAATACACTCtcaaattcattataatttctttgtattttatCATTATGAGGCTACATGTCGAGCATCAGTATAAACTATAAACAAACTTCTAATGTGTATGTTTGTTGCAAAATCTCGCTTGATCAAGAAATGAACACCAGTCTTCTTGACTGTGTTTATGTCATTGTAATATGGATCTTACGTCTCCTGAATCTTGGAAATACAGTAGTTTGGGAAGAATTGGATTCTCCGCTGTTTAAAATTAACAGCAGCGTccatttgaatatttattaaccATTTGTTACTAAATCTAGccattaaaataaaaccaattaaaGCTAAATGGGAAAACATGTGTCTCTTTTAGTGGGATTATGAGTTGGTTAGATTTATTTCAACTGTGGGTAAGTAATAAAGACAATGAgtggttaaattttttttagcatGACTTCTCCAGTTAATCGTGAACATAAGAAAAACCAAATCCGTTTCGTAAGGGCTGAAGTACTTGATTTGACTGGTTGCAACTAATCCATTTTCCTTTGAACTTCTTGTTGTATTACCTGTCTGTAGGATTaagtttttcattgttttcctCAGtctcattttttgtttattttctttaattagatTGAATAATGTTGAGGAGTTCACCCGGGCTACAATCAAGAAGTTAACTCAAGGAATGGATGAAAACAACAAATCTATGGCAGGTGCTAAAACtgatgaagaaaaggaaaaaattgtgCGTTCTACTTTTTTGATGGTTCTTTGTCTTGCCTTCTCTTGTTGACATGTCATGCTTACATCTTTACATGATTATGTAGAAAACTAAAAAGCAGAATGCCACAACTGGGTTGCGGACCTGTAATAACATTTTGACAATGACGAAGGTTAGAGGGATACTACCCTTATTACTTGACCAAACAGGGTATCAAATTATTTGTGATTCACTGCCTTTGGTTTGTGTGTTCAGCCATTGCGTACCAAAGTGCCTTCCTTTATTGGAGATAAGAGAATCAATCTTTCTTGGAAAGAAGCAACAAAAACTGCATCTTCCAATGCGCCAGCTGCTGGGtatgttatcttttattttgctCTAAAAGATCATTTATAGcttgtttatttgtttctttttaaataaaattgaagtacttagtttttaaaatatgatttttctgtGCAAATAGAGCGACACCTAATAGAAGGACTGCTTTAGTATATTTTCAAGATGCCAACAAAAAGTAGTCTCTGAAAAGTTATATTAGTTATATCATAAAgcattttacaaaatttatccAATCTAAAAACAGTACTTTGTTCTTTTTCCATTGAGAGTGAataatttgtttcattattcTCTTGAAAGTGTTAATCTTTGGCCTAATTGACTGTTCATGgaatgaaatcattttttttttcaaagatataATTTGCACTGGGCGTTGGGACAACAGTGGTAATTGAAATTGCTAaacttaataatttagtttaaacttCCGCAGAGCAAAACGGCCTGCTAATGCTGCTAACGGATCCAACAATATTGCATCAAAGAAAGGTcgaggaggtggtggtggtttGCAAAGTCAACTTGTCAATAGAGCACTGGAAGGATTATCTGGTGGTGGGAGAGGGGGTATGAGGGGCAGAGGCCGGGGCTGGGGTGGtcgaggaagaggaagaggaggataTCGGTAACTTCGTTGCATGTGATGTAGAAAATATCAGATTTCTCGAGACTGTACCAGAATACGAATAGGACCTGTTGTTAATGTACTAAAATTCTTTCTCAGAGGAAGTTTTGATTATAGAGGACGTGAAATTTTAATGTAGTCGTACTTTTTACAAAGGTTGTTTATGTAGAATTCTGAGTTATTGATCATTTTCGAATCGATTAGTTGCAAGCCGCAGATGAGGACCAACTCCCGGAACATATGTTCGTTGGTATAATTTAATGACGAGTGCAATCATATGAAGACCGTATGTTACCCATTTGAAGCAATCAGAAATTTAATGATCTAGATTCTTTGTACAGTTGTGCTTACCAGTGCCTAAtcttaatgcattattttcCTACCCATTACAATAATCAATTTACAAGGTTTATTTAGATGTTATGCTGAAGTTCAATAATGGTATTGTTATGCTTGGAATCCTTAAAAAATGTCAATGACTAAGGTACTGAAGCAGGATAATGAAAATGGGTCAGTATTGAAATACTGAGTATACCTGAATTCTTAAGTTACCTTCCTAAATCTATAATGATCAAGAGTTGTGAATAGTAACCGTTGGTGGGGAAGACACCATTATGATCTCTGGTAATTGTGGAGCCATAGCCTGCTGATGGTCGTGTGTAAGTGATGCATGCTTTCTGGTGTAGATCTGCCTGGCTATAACAAACATCCTTTTCCATCGGCTTTCATCACTAAGGTTGCCGTTACGTTCTTCTGCCTCATCTTGGGATGTGTGACTGGATTTCCGTGACTGGATGGTGTAGAGTAGAAAACAAATAGTAGAAGTGGCACCAGAAATCACGTACAGAACCCAGAAACTTCCGAGCCTCAAACTTTCTGAACTCTCAGAGGTCGAATTGTTTGAGCACTCATCTGCAGAGTTCAACCATTTGTCTTCTAACTTCTTTATGTCTCCCTGCTCTAAGAGCCTCAGTATAGCTCTGGAAAAGTCTCTGGCCACTGGGGAGCCTTTCTGGAACATCTGCGTCAACATTGAAGAGATTTTTAAAGAATTAGCGAAACATATTGACCACTTCTTTTAAAGCTACAAGGCACACTAATCCGCAAAGTTCGagttctttttaagtttttctatgGTGTCCAGGTCTGAAggaatattcatattttatatatagaaaacaGTTAGTTAACATATATCGTAGTTATTAGAGGAAAATCCAGGGAGACATACAAATCCCAGACCTCCGAATTTGGTGGTAGGTACAAAGGCAGAGTATCCCTTGCAATATTTACTCATATATACTTTTTCATAGGGTAGTTCGAGAAAAGCAGCTGCTATTGAGTTATTTTTGAATGCACCCTCATAactatattcattattaatgtGTATGATGTTCTCTGGCTTGAAGTCTTCGACTTCCTCTAGGTATGCCTTAACAAACGAGTCACCGTCACAACCAATTTTCATGTTGTTCTTCTTCAGAAACTCAATATCAGTCACATTTGGTCGCAGTCGTTGAACTGTGAGCATGGAAGAAAGACTAGCAGTGTAGCTTGAGTTAAGAATCAAAACTAGAAACAGCCATGATACCATCACCACTCGAGTTAAGTCACTATAAATTTTCTCCCCTGCAACATCAAACCATTGATCAGTATTTCGCGTCCTTTTACACATCTTTCCCAAACTAAAGTTGAtcattctttttaattgaagtaTGAGGATGATACTTACTATGAGCGAAAAATAGAGAGGAGAAGGTAAACATAAGCGCAGTGCTGATCTGGCTTTTCAAATTGCCATGAAAATCTGGATTGGGTTTCCGCTCCAGGCACCAAACAACTACCATTGTGTACAGCAACAAGGCACCAGTCGCCACCCACATTTGCCAGGTGAAGGGCTTCATAAACATCCATGTCGAATCTTCCAACTTCTCCGTAACTATCATTGACAACCCCGATTCTGCATATGGCACCGTAAAATCTACATATCGCAATCTTTCTTCTAATATCGTCACGTCTCCAACAACAGCATCATAAGTCTTAAGTTTCATCATTTTTCAACGACATGACAAACATATAAGTATTAGGTTAGTCAAGCAAGAAAAGGGAGTacctaaaattcaaaattaagaagAACCAACGTTGCGTTTAGGACAAGTGAAGGTTTTATTAActcatctatttatttttctgactGTAAAGGAACATGTTCATATAGGTGTGTGAAGTGGTAAAAACACAAGCATATTTAACCATATATACAAGAAATAAGGGGAAGAGTAGAATGAGTAATAAGGTTTTACCTTATTATAGACCAATTGAACCAGATCAGGATAGGTTGCATTCACGGGATGGAAGTCATATGGCAGGTCATATCCCAATAGGGGTAACGCCTTCtcaaaaatttcaatgcagAATCCGGTGTACTTAGATGAATTTGTAAGCTTGTCATGATCAACCTTGACAAACTTGGAAAAGGAGGTTCTTCCAGGAACCGCTATTCTCATTGGTTTTTGTTTAGTAGGCAGATTCCAGCCCTTTGGAATTCTTGTTAGTTTCCCTGGCCATATTACAATGCCACTTAAACTTTGTGTGTTCCTAGAAACACTCTCTGAACCTTGTTCTGTAGGAAGGCTACTCATGAACCCCCCTTCTGGAGTCCAAAAGTCTAACTCTCTGTAACTCTTTGTATCTACATTAACAATCATGAAAGTGGGATTCTGCAAGAGTTGCGCTTCTTCGAATCGAATTTCTCCACTTAAGCCAACGAAATTGCTAGAAAGTATTTCTCTTAGCAGACTCTTTCTGCCACTCGCCATTCTATCTATTGCTTGTGCAACAATTTTAATGCTATCATGTGCTTGCAGAGCATAGAATCCCGGGTTGCTGTTATCCTCCTCAGGATACCTGGCACGAAAAGATTTTCTGAACCGAGCCTCA
This genomic stretch from Vigna radiata var. radiata cultivar VC1973A chromosome 7, Vradiata_ver6, whole genome shotgun sequence harbors:
- the LOC106768585 gene encoding glutamate receptor 2.7-like isoform X2 — its product is MIKTQKMQVIIGMQTWTEAASVAELGRKSQVPVISFAAPSISPLLMPIRWPSLVRMAHNGTAYAKCVADMVHAFNWQRVVVIYEDGDYEMLALLSETLQDVGSKIEYRLALPSPSYLSNPREFIHQELFKVIENTQSRVFIVLQSSLEMVIHLFREASEMGLVDGESAWIIPESTTNLLDSVNKSAISYMRGALGIKTYYSERSSEYQNFEARFRKSFRARYPEEDNSNPGFYALQAHDSIKIVAQAIDRMASGRKSLLREILSSNFVGLSGEIRFEEAQLLQNPTFMIVNVDTKSYRELDFWTPEGGFMSSLPTEQGSESVSRNTQSLSGIVIWPGKLTRIPKGWNLPTKQKPMRIAVPGRTSFSKFVKVDHDKLTNSSKYTGFCIEIFEKALPLLGYDLPYDFHPVNATYPDLVQLVYNKTYDAVVGDVTILEERLRYVDFTVPYAESGLSMIVTEKLEDSTWMFMKPFTWQMWVATGALLLYTMVVVWCLERKPNPDFHGNLKSQISTALMFTFSSLFFAHREKIYSDLTRVVMVSWLFLVLILNSSYTASLSSMLTVQRLRPNVTDIEFLKKNNMKIGCDGDSFVKAYLEEVEDFKPENIIHINNEYSYEGAFKNNSIAAAFLELPYEKVYMSKYCKGYSAFVPTTKFGGLGFMFQKGSPVARDFSRAILRLLEQGDIKKLEDKWLNSADECSNNSTSESSESLRLGSFWVLYVISGATSTICFLLYTIQSRKSSHTSQDEAEERNGNLSDESRWKRMFVIARQIYTRKHASLTHDHQQAMAPQLPEIIMVSSPPTVTIHNS
- the LOC106768585 gene encoding glutamate receptor 2.7-like isoform X1; amino-acid sequence: MNFPSKNPLALPTIWLSYFLLLSFVLITCCQVEATDGDSKVISVGAIIDVNSRIGKEQLVAMELAAQSYNTTSNTYKLLLQFQLPTKDPFIPTSFARRMIKTQKMQVIIGMQTWTEAASVAELGRKSQVPVISFAAPSISPLLMPIRWPSLVRMAHNGTAYAKCVADMVHAFNWQRVVVIYEDGDYEMLALLSETLQDVGSKIEYRLALPSPSYLSNPREFIHQELFKVIENTQSRVFIVLQSSLEMVIHLFREASEMGLVDGESAWIIPESTTNLLDSVNKSAISYMRGALGIKTYYSERSSEYQNFEARFRKSFRARYPEEDNSNPGFYALQAHDSIKIVAQAIDRMASGRKSLLREILSSNFVGLSGEIRFEEAQLLQNPTFMIVNVDTKSYRELDFWTPEGGFMSSLPTEQGSESVSRNTQSLSGIVIWPGKLTRIPKGWNLPTKQKPMRIAVPGRTSFSKFVKVDHDKLTNSSKYTGFCIEIFEKALPLLGYDLPYDFHPVNATYPDLVQLVYNKTYDAVVGDVTILEERLRYVDFTVPYAESGLSMIVTEKLEDSTWMFMKPFTWQMWVATGALLLYTMVVVWCLERKPNPDFHGNLKSQISTALMFTFSSLFFAHREKIYSDLTRVVMVSWLFLVLILNSSYTASLSSMLTVQRLRPNVTDIEFLKKNNMKIGCDGDSFVKAYLEEVEDFKPENIIHINNEYSYEGAFKNNSIAAAFLELPYEKVYMSKYCKGYSAFVPTTKFGGLGFMFQKGSPVARDFSRAILRLLEQGDIKKLEDKWLNSADECSNNSTSESSESLRLGSFWVLYVISGATSTICFLLYTIQSRKSSHTSQDEAEERNGNLSDESRWKRMFVIARQIYTRKHASLTHDHQQAMAPQLPEIIMVSSPPTVTIHNS
- the LOC106768585 gene encoding glutamate receptor 2.7-like isoform X3; this translates as MNFPSKNPLALPTIWLSYFLLLSFVLITCCQVEATDGDSKVISVGAIIDVNSRIGKEQLVAMELAAQSYNTTSNTYKLLLQFQLPTKDPFIPTSFARRMIKTQKMQVIIGMQTWTEAASVAELGRKSQVPVISFAAPSISPLLMPIRWPSLVRMAHNGTAYAKCVADMVHAFNWQRVVVIYEDGDYEMLALLSETLQDVGSKIEYRLALPSPSYLSNPREFIHQELFKVIENTQSRVFIVLQSSLEMVIHLFREASEMGLVDGESAWIIPESTTNLLDSVNKSAISYMRGALGIKTYYSERSSEYQNFEARFRKSFRARYPEEDNSNPGFYALQAHDSIKIVAQAIDRMASGRKSLLREILSSNFVGLSGEIRFEEAQLLQNPTFMIVNVDTKSYRELDFWTPEGGFMSSLPTEQGSESVSRNTQSLSGIVIWPGKLTRIPKGWNLPTKQKPMRIAVPGRTSFSKFVKVDHDKLTNSSKYTGFCIEIFEKALPLLGYDLPYDFHPVNATYPDLVQLVYNKTYDAVVGDVTILEERLRYVDFTVPYAESGLSMIVTEKLEDSTWMFMKPFTWQMWVATGALLLYTMVVVWCLERKPNPDFHGNLKSQISTALMFTFSSLFFAHREKIYSDLTRVVMVSWLFLVLILNSSYTASLSSMLTVQRLRPNVTDIEFLKKNNMKIGCDGDSFVKAYLEEVEDFKPENIIHINNEYSYEGAFKNNSIAAAFLELPYEKVYMSKYCKGYSAFVPTTKFGDVPERLPSGQRLFQSYTEALRAGRHKEVRRQMVELCR